A stretch of Macadamia integrifolia cultivar HAES 741 chromosome 7, SCU_Mint_v3, whole genome shotgun sequence DNA encodes these proteins:
- the LOC122085221 gene encoding GDSL esterase/lipase EXL3-like, which translates to MKTGGAFYSSSSSTFTVLLASFIIASCLLFQINQALIIQPKNNFTAPALFSFGDSLLDTGNNNNLRTVVKCNFPPYGKDFLGGIPTGRFCNGKIFSDFYVEALGIKEFLPAFLDPALGPQDLLTGVSFASSSAGFDPITNNITSVLSLADQLKMFKEYKEKLQMIAGEERTWTIISESLYFLSAGSNDFFITYFPTTFRKFNFDVSSYADFILRLASTFLQELYNLGARRIVVQSIPPIGCLPTIRTTVGGKERNCAKKYNQAALVYNSKLASLIDSLLKKLPESKIVYVDIYKPLLDIIQDPNTFGFDEVKNGCCGTGTFEVAVLCNPLVPVTCPDDSKNLFWDSFHPTENGYRVLSAMVLKQLNNGFF; encoded by the exons ATGAAAACTGGTGGTGCTTTTTATTCTTCATCGTCTTCAACCTTCACTGTTCTCTTAGCATCATTTATCATTGCTTCATGCCTCCTCTTCCAAATTAACCAAGCGCTCATCATTCAACCTAAGAACAACTTCACGGCTCCTGCTCTTTTTAGCTTTGGAGATTCGTTGTTGGACACAGGCAACAATAACAATCTTCGGACGGTGGTGAAGTGCAACTTCCCACCCTATGGAAAGGACTTCCTAGGAGGGATCCCTACTGGAAGGTTTTGCAACGGAAAGATCTTCTCTGACTTCTATG TTGAAGCGTTGGGAATTAAGGAGTTTTTGCCTGCATTTCTAGACCCGGCCTTGGGACCTCAAGACCTTCTTACAGGTGTATCCTTTGCCTCCAGTAGTGCTGGATTTGATCCAATCACAAATAATATTACG TCGGTGTTGTCATTGGCGGATCAATTGAAGATGTTCAAGGAGTACAAAGAGAAACTTCAGATGATAGCTGGAGAAGAGAGAACATGGACGATCATATCAGAGAGCTTATATTTTTTAAGCGCAGGGTCTAACGATTTCTTCATTACCTATTTTCCTACTACTTTTAGGAAATTTAACTTTGATGTCTCTTCCTATGCTGATTTCATTCTCCGTTTAGCTTCAACTTTCCTTCAG GAACTATATAATTTGGGGGCAAGAAGAATCGTTGTTCAGAGCATCCCACCTATAGGATGTTTGCCAACTATAAGAACCACAGtaggagggaaagaaagaaactgtGCAAAGAAATACAACCAGGCAGCCTTGGTCTACAACTCTAAGCTGGCTTCCTTGATCGACTCCCTCCTCAAGAAGCTCCCAGAGTCCAAGATTGTCTATGTGGATATTTACAAACCCCTACTTGATATCATCCAAGATCCTAATACCTTCG GCTTTGATGAGGTGAAAAACGGATGCTGTGGCACTGGAACATTTGAAGTTGCAGTACTATGCAACCCCTTGGTCCCAGTGACTTGCCCAGATGACTCCAAGAATCTATTTTGGGATAGCTTTCATCCTACTGAGAATGGCTACCGCGTACTCTCTGCTATGGTCCTTAAACAACTCAATAATGGCTTCTTTTAA
- the LOC122085219 gene encoding GDSL esterase/lipase EXL3-like, protein MKTLFVICGGASSSSSSTFAVLLAAFIIASCFLFQINQALIIQTKNNFTAPALFAFGDSYLDTGNNNNLPTVGKCNFPPYGKDFPGGIPTGRFCNGKISSDFIAEELGIKELLPAFLDPTLGPQDLLTGVCFASSGAGFDPITNNLTSVLSLPDQLKLFMEYKEKLKMIAGEERTRTIISESLYILSSGTNDFINTYFSTPFRKFKYDIPSYVDFILGLASSFIQELYNMGARRIIILDIPPIGCLPSSRTIAGGKERNCAEKYNQAALVYNSKLPSLIDSLHKKLPQSKIVFVDIYKPVLDIIQNPNSFGFDEVRNGCCGTGNLEVAILCNPLVPVTCPDDSKNLFWDSIHPTENGCRVLTTMIIKQHINGGF, encoded by the exons ATGAAAACTCTATTTGTAATATGTGGTggtgcttcttcttcatcatcttcaacctttgCTGTTCTCTTAGCAGCATTTATCATTGCTTCATGCTTCCTCTTCCAAATCAATCAAGCGCTCATCATTCAAACTAAGAACAACTTCACGGCTCCTGCTCTCTTTGCCTTTGGAGATTCGTATTTAGACACCGGCAACAATAATAATCTTCCGACGGTGGGGAAGTGCAACTTCCCACCCTATGGCAAGGACTTCCCGGGAGGGATCCCTACCGGAAGGTTTTGCAACGGAAAGATCTCCTCTGACTTCATTG CTGAAGAGTTGGGAATTAAGGAGCTTTTGCCTGCATTTTTAGACCCGACCTTGGGACCCCAAGACCTCCTTACAGGCGTATGCTTTGCCTCCAGTGGTGCTGGATTTGATCCAATAACAAATAATCTTACG TCAGTGTTGTCATTGCCAGATCAATTGAAGTTGTTTATGGAGTACAAAGAGAAACTGAAGATGATAGCTGGAGAAGAGAGAACAAGGACGATCATATCAGAGAGCTTATATATTTTAAGTTCAGGGACCAATGACTTCATCAATACAtatttttcaactcctttcAGGAAATTTAAATACGATATCCCTTCCTATGTTGATTTCATTCTCGGTTTAGCTTCAAGTTTCATTCAG GAACTGTATAATATGGGGGCAAGAAGGATCATTATTCTGGACATCCCACCTATAGGATGTTTGCCATCATCGAGAACCATAGCaggagggaaagaaagaaactgtGCAGAGAAATACAACCAGGCAGCCTTGGTCTACAACTCTAAGCTGCCTTCCCTGATCGACTCTCTCCACAAGAAGCTCCCACAGTCCAAGATTGTCTTTGTGGATATCTACAAACCCGTACTTGATAtcatccaaaaccctaattccttCG GCTTTGATGAGGTGAGAAACGGATGTTGTGGCACTGGAAATTTAGAGGTTGCAATACTATGCAACCCCTTGGTCCCAGTGACTTGCCCAGATGACTCCAAGAACCTATTCTGGGATAGCATTCATCCTACTGAGAATGGCTGCCGTGTACTCACCACCATGATCATTAAACAACACATTAATGGCGGCTTCTAA